TAAGTTAAGAATTCTATTCATGTGGATAAGTATATACAAATCTGTTGATAATGTGGATAAGTTTGATAAAAAATGTGGATATTGTGGAAAAGGGTAAGAAACCTTAGAGCTTATTCAATGTAAATTGTGAATAGTGGTGTGGAAAAGTGTACATATGTAAAATTTCTGTGGATATCCTCATACAAAAACCGGGCATTGCCCGGTTTTTGTATTATTATTCTGCAAGCTCAGCCCATTCGTCCATTAATTGCTCAAGTTCTGCCTTCGCTTTTTCATTTTGAATATTGATGTCCATGACTTTTTCGTGGTCTTGAAATATAATTGGATCACATAATTTCTGCTCGAATTCTTGAATCAACTCTTCTAATTCCTCAATTTTTTGTTCCATTTCTTCTATCTTTCTTTTTCGTTGACGCTCCAGCTTTTTACTTTCCTTATCCTGTTGATAACTATTTTTATCAGGTACTTCTGCTTTATCTGATTTCTTTATGTTATCTGCAATTGCCAGCTGTGCAAGCTCTTCCTGCTCGAGTTTCTTCTCTAGGTAATAATCGTAATCTCCCAGATATTCCGTGCTTCCATCCCTGCTTAACTCTAATACTTTTGTAGCAATTCGGTTAATAAAATAACGGTCGTGGGAAACGAACAATAACGTACCGGGGTAATCAATTAGCGCATTTTCCAGTACTTCCTTACTGTCAAGATCCAGATGGTTGGTCGGCTCATCCAAAATCAGTACGTTTGCCTTTTTCAACATTAATTTTGCTAAAGCCAGACGTGCCTTTTCTCCACCGCTTAATGATGAAACGATTTTAAGCACATCATCACCAGAAAATAAGAAATTTCCAAGGACCGTGCGAATTTCTTTTTCTGGTTTCATAGGATAATCATCCCATAGCTCATTTAATACGCGTTTGTTTGAGGTTAAGTTTGCCTGCTCCTGGTCATAATAGCCGATCGACAGGTTGGTGCCATAGGAAACTGTGCCTGAAAGAGGCTCCAGATTTTTAATAATCGTTTTTAATAGCGTGGATTTTCCAATCCCATTGGGGCCGACTAGCGCGATGCTTTCACCTCTGAAAGCGCGGAAAGAGATCCCTTGTGAAATGATATTGTCGTTGTAGCCAACTGCTAATGAATCCACGGTTAATACATCATTCCCGCTTTGTCTTTCAATTTCAAATGAGAAAGAAGCTGATTTTTCATCACCTAATGGGCGGTCCATTAGTTCCATCTTCTCGAGTTTTTTCCGTCTGCTCTGAGCTCTCTTGGTCGTTGAAGCACGAGCCAGATTGCGCTGAATGAAGTCCTGCAAATCGGCGACTTCCTGCTGCTGCTTTTCATACAGCTTAATGTCCCGCTCATAATTGGCTGCTTTATGGTCTAAATAGGCACTATAATTGCCTGTAAATCTCTGCATCTGTTTACGAGACAATTCATAAACCTGGGTGACGACTTTATCTAAAAAATAGCGGTCATGGGAAACAATTAAGATGGCTCCACTATAACCCTGTAAATATTGCTCGAGCCATGTAAGCGTCTCGATATCGAGATGGTTGGTCGGCTCGTCCAATATTAATATATCTGGTTTGGTTAATAGCAGCTTCCCTAATGCAAGGCGAGTTTTTTGTCCGCCGCTTAGACTGGAAATCAGTACATTGGAATCCAGGAAGTTTAACCCATGCAAAACAGACCGGATATCGGCTTCAAATTGGTAACCGCCCTGTTCTTTAAATGTTACCTGCAAACCGTCATATTCTTTTAAAATCCTTTCATACTTGGCGGGATCTTCAAAAATAGCAGGATTCGCCATTTGCTCTTCTAGTCTGCGCAGGGATTTTTCCATCGTTCTTAAGCCTTCAAACACACCGAGCATTTCATCCCAGATGGACAACTCAGATTCCAAACCGGTATTTTGCGCTAAATATCCAACGGTTACGTCCTTTGGCTTGATGATCTCACCGCCGTCAAACCCGAGCTCACCAGCAATAATCTTGAGTAATGTCGATTTTCCAGCTCCATTGCGTCCCACGAGAGCAACACGATCTCTCGTTTGTAATTCCAGCTTTATATTCGATAAAATAAGGTCAGCGCCATAATATTTTTGTAGTTGATTCACTTGTAATAAAATCATTTTTTTCACCTCTATTACTACGAATAGTGTACCGTATTCCCAGAATATCGGCAATAAAGCAAAGATTGTAAGATTGGGATAAAAAAATATAATCATTAGTTCAAAGTTTCACACACATATGCTCAAAAATATAGTATGATTTTAGGGGGGATATATAAAATGGCAGAATTTACTCATTTTAACGAACAGGGAAGGGCGAAGATGGTTGATGTTAGTGAGAAGCCAGAAACCGCCCGTTCAGCACTGGCTCATTCCAGCATAACCGTCAGCAAAGAGATATTTGACAAGATTTCTAATAATGAAATGAAAAAAGGAGATGTCTTGGCTGTGGCTCAGGTTGCTGCGGTAATGGCAGCGAAGAAAACATGGGATGTAATTCCGATGTGCCATCCAATTCCTTTAACAGGGGTAAATATCAGTTTCTCTTGGGAGCAGGCCCAGCAAGGCCAATTTACATTACATATTGTCGCATCTGTTAAAACAAAGGGCAGTACAGGTGTAGAGATGGAAGCGCTAACAGCAGCATCGGTGTGTGCCTTAACGGTCTATGATATGTGTAAAGCAGTTGATAAAGGAATGGTAATCGGACCAACCTATTTAGTTGAAAAAACCGGCGGTAAAAACGGTGTTTTTAAACGGACAGAGCAAATTTAATCAATAAGAGGTGATTAGGCCTATGTCGAATGAAACGATGAAAATACCACAGGCAACAGCCAAGCGGCTGCCTTTATATTATCGTTTTTTGCAAAACCTGCATTCTTCCGGAAAGCAGCGGGTTTCGTCGGCGGAATTAAGCGAAGCAGTAAAAGTAGATTCAGCCACGATTCGCCGTGATTTTTCTTATTTTGGTGCTTTGGGCAAGAAAGGTTATGGGTATAACGTAAACTATTTGCTTACTTTTTTCCGCAGAACGCTGGATCAAGACGAATTAACGAAGGTAGCTCTAATAGGCGTAGGTAATCTGGGCACCGCTTTTCTTCACTATAATTTTTTGAAAAATAATAATACGAAAATAGAGCTGGCCTTTGACGTTGATCAGGATAAAATAGGTACATCCATTAGCGATGTTCCCATCTATTCCATGGATGATTTAGAAAAGTATTTAATCGAGGAGGAAGTCCAAGTCGTCATTTTGACTGTTCCGGCACCAGTTGCACAGATGATTACAGACCGGCTGGTGAATACAAATGTGAAGGGCATTTTGAACTTTACACCGGCGAGATTAAATGTCCCGTCATCGATTCGTGTGCATCATATTGATTTGGCAGTGGAACTGCAATCTCTTGTTTATTTCTTAAAGCATTATCCAACAAATGAGGTAATAGAAGAATAAAGTGTTGAATAGACCCTTCGCGGAAACTGGTGAAGAGGTCTTTTTTTACAGGCAAGTGTTTTACTGTTCCGGTTTAGAGCTCACCTGATAGGATTATATAAGAAAATATGTCCGGTAATATCGTATCAGGGCGACAGCTGCACCTATTAAAAGCAGTATCGTTATCTGGCAGTGCCAGACTCCCTAATCCCCTGAGAAATCAGGGCTTTTTTAATGATTGTGGCTATTATCGATTGTTTTTAATAAAAAAGTGGTATAAATAATAAAGCATTTTATTTGAAGGGAGAGCATTTATAGGGATGAATCTCCTTGCGTCCTTTTTTATGACCATTTTGATCAGTTGTGTGGAATTAGTTTATCTTCTGGGTGTTTTGATTGCTGTTGGCTTTCTTTTAGGGGGGATGGAAAGGTATTCTAATCGACTGCTGGCCCGGGCATTTGGCCCACGTGGAATTTTGGTAACGGCCTGGATTGGGACGCCGATCCATGAACTCGGGCACTTATTAATGTGTTTTATTTTTGGCCACCGAGTAATGAGGGTAAAGCTATTGCAGTTAAAAAGTCCGGATGGTACTTTGGGGTATGTGGAGCATCAATATAATATAAATAGTTACTATCAGCAAGTTGGGAATTTTTTCATTGGCCTGGGTCCGATCTTTAGTGGAATCGGTTCATTGATTTTGGGCATGCACTGGCTTGTGCCGAATGCCTATGAAGCGTTCACCCTTCAAATCCGCCAGCATATCGCATTTGAAAAGTTGGATGTAAGTGTATTGCGCTCTGTTGGGGACGTATTGCTTGCTCTTTGCAGAAGTCTGTTTACCGTGGAGAATCTTATCAGCCCAACTTTTTGGCTGTTTATCGTAATCGCCATCAGTATTTCTTCTCATATTGCATTAAGTATGCCGGATATTAGAAACTCAGCAAAAGGGCTGCAAACGATTTTCATATTGCTGGTTCTGTTTAACTTCGCGGCAAGGATTCTAAATATCGACAGCTATGCACTTGTCATCCGCATGGCACAATACAATGCTTACCTCCTTGCGTTCTCTGGTATTGCGGTCATCTTTTCATTGATTACCCTTCTCGTAAGTATTACCATTTCACGATTGAAAGGTGTCTGAGGGTGTCAGGCACCTCTTTGTGGAAATGTTTGGGATGTGCTATATATACCTATACATGTTTTATTTTCGGGAGTAAACTACATATAGACGATAAAACCGATATGGAAGGTTGGGATTCATCGTGTCTAAAACAGTGCATTCTATTCCCCGGCCGCTTGTGAAAACAAACCAGTGGGTGATTGTTGTTAGTGTAGTGTTAACGTGGGTAACGGGGCAGGCTTGGTTTTTATTATTGCCATTTATCGCCGGGTTGTTCGGTCTAATTACAGGGCTTAATCCGATTATGCAGATTGCAAAACTATTTTTAAGGAAAGAGCCCAAAGCTTATATCCCTGAGGATGGGGAGCAACAGCAATTTAACCAAAAAATTGCCTGCACCTGCCTTGGCCTAGGATTTGCCAGCTTTATGCTAGGGTGGAATATCCTAGGCTATGTATTCACCGCAATGGTCGCAATTGCTGCGTTTGTTGCGATCCTTGGTTTTTGTATCGGCTGTTTTATCCTATATCAGTGGAAACAGTATAAGTATAGAAAAGCTCGTCAATAAGTTTTAGGGAGTGAAGTTTGTTTCAGCCCCTTTTGATATTTTATTGGATGTTAACTACTTCCATTATTCATTCCATAAAGGTGTCAGGCACCATGTGAAAATTTCACATGGTGCCTGACACCTTCTTTTTTATATATGAAGCCCTTTTTTCCAATAAAAGTATTTTGGTGCTTTACAAGCGTAACAGTGTTATGTTACATTGTTATACAGAAAGGGGTTATTGAAATGAGTGAGGAGTTAATTTCAAAGAAGGAGTTATTAGATTTAACGGGTATTTCTTACGGGCAGCTGTATCGGTGGAAGAGGAAAGATCTTATTCCGGAAGATTGGTTTATTCGTAAATCTACATTTACTGGACAAGAAACATTTTTCCCAAAAGAAAAGATTTTAGAACGAATCGAAAAAATCCAAATGATGAAGGAAAATCTGTCACTGGATGAACTGGCAAACATGTTTTCACCCAATGTAGCTGATTTAAAATTAGGAGAAAACGAATTAATAAAACGTAACATTGTTTCGGTAACGGTGTTAAATTTATATATTGAAAACGAAAAAGGCGGTCCGCAGTTGGATTTTTCACGAACACTTGAAGCTTATGTATTAGAAAAACTACTGCAATCAGGAGAAATAAATTTGGATGAAGGGAAAATGGTGGTCCAGATTTTGAAAGACAACCGGTCAATCATTAAACAGAAAAGCGGGGAATTAGTGATTACAAGGAAACTGGGGGTTTCATCATGCTTATTATTGATCAATACAGAGGCTTTCCATTTTGAGAACGGTACAAAAGTGGTATCACGGACTTCGCTAATGCACTGCATGGAAGAACTAAAAGCGAAATTATTATAAAGGGGAATGGATCATATGGATACAAAAAAACGCGGAGACCTGCACATTAATGGAATTGGCGGCTCCAATGGCGGCCAATTTGAACAGGTGACAATCAATGGAAGAGGGACTGTAAAATCTGATATTGACTGCGACGTATTTGATTGTAACGGAGTTGCTACGGTAAAAGGGAGTGTGAAGTCTGAAAAAGCGAAGGTAAACGGAAAGGTGAAAGTCGAGGGCTCGCTGGAATCTCAAGTGCTGGACGTTGACGGAACTGCCACCATTAAGGAAAACCTGTTTGTTGAAAAATTGACGGTAAATGGCCATGTTTCTGCCGGTGGCCGTGTAAAAGGCGAAGAATTTCAAATAAAGGGTTTGTTCAAGGCTGGAGGAGATTGCGAAGCAGAAACGTTCCATGCGGAATCACACTTTTCTATTGACGGGCTGTTAAATGCTGATGATATTGACGTGAAAATCTACGGAGAGTGCAAAGTAAAAGAAATAGGCGGTCAGACCATCACAGTAAGAAGCCGGGAGACACTGATTGGCAGCTTGCTTAAACCATTTGCGAAGACACAGCTGGTTACAGATTTAATTGAAGGGGACAGAATTGATTTGGAAAGCACGTCGGCAAAAGTTGTCCGTGGAAACAATGTGAAAATCGGCCCTGATTGCAGCATTGGAGTTGTTGAATATACAGGAGAAATAGTTATCGCTAATAATGCCAGTGTCGGCGAAAGCAGAAAGGTTTAATAGGGGGATGGGCAAATGAGTAAAGTGGAAAATTTGATTATCAATGGATCTGGCAGTTATGGCGGCGGCCATTACGATAAAGTTAGCATTCGCGGTGAAGGCACCATTGTCCACGATGTGGAATGTTCTCAATATCACGTTTTTGGAACAAGCAGGGCGGAAGAGAATATTAAGGCAAATTCAGTAAAGGTGCTGGGTGAAGCTGCTGTGAAGGGAAATATGGAGGCGAAGCAAACGACCGTCATTGGAACATTGGAAATTGGTGGCCGTGCCTGCCTGGAGAAAATGAAAATCCTTGGATCACTTGATGTAGGAGAGAGCATTAATGGTGAGAAAGCCACTATCAAAGGAAGTCTATCTGTAAAAGGCAACGTCGAATTTGAAACGTTTGAATCGAGCGGCGGTTTTGATATTAAAGGATTATTAACTGCCGATATCATTCAAGTAGGTCTGAATTACGGGGATAACAAAGCAGAAGAAATGGGCGGTGGGAAAATCACGGTTAAAAGAGGAGCATGGCTGATTCCTTTCACAAGCATTCCACTAACAAAAAAAGCAGGTTTCCTTTCCGTTCAGGTCATTGAAGGGGATGAAATTTATTTGGAAAACACCAAGGCTGAAATGGTTAGAGGAAAGATTGTGAAAATCGGCCCTGGATGTGAAATTGGGGCAGTTGAATATTCCAAAGATTTTTCCGAGGATAAAAATTCAACTGTGAAAACTACAAAAAAGGTGTAAAAGGAGTTTTGTGATGGCTGCAAAAGAAAACAAATTAGGATTGGTTGTTGCGGGGTTGCTACTGGGGATATTGATGGCTTCAATGGATAATACCATAGTTGTAACAGCGATGGGAACCATAGTCGGTGATCTTGGCGGGCTCGATAAATTTGTCTGGGTGGTTTCCGCATATATGGTTGCCGAAATGGCAGGGATGCCGATCTTCGGAAAACTATCTGATATGTATGGCCGGAAACGGTTTTTCATTGCGGGATTAATTCTATTTATGTTTGGATCGGTTTTGTGCGGTACTGCGCAAACCATTACCCAACTAAGTATTTATCGGGCTATTCAAGGAGTTGGCGGCGGGGCTCTTGTTCCTATTGCTTTCACTATTATGTTTGATCTATTTCCTCCAGAAAAACGAGGGAAAATGGGCGGCATGTTTGGTGCAGTCTTTGGTTTATCCAGTATTTTCGGACCATTAATTGGTGCTTACCTGACCGACCACATCAGCTGGCATTGGATTTTCTATATTAATTTGCCGCTGGGGATTTTGTCGCTGATTTTTATTGTCCTCTCATACAAGGAGTCCGCTATTCATCAAAAGCAGTCCATCGATTGGTGGGGGGCTCTGACACTTATTGGAGCTGTGGTTTGTTTGATGTTTGCCCTGGAACTTGGCGGACAGAAGTATGATTGGAATTCCATCAACATATTAAGTTTGTTCGCAGGTTTTGCGGTGTTATTTGTTATCTTTCTTTTTATCGAGACGAAAGCAAAGGACCCCATTATTTCGTTTGCTATGTTTAAAAATCGTCTATTTGCTGGAAGTACGATTGTCGGTTTGTTTTACGGGGCAGCGTTTATGGCGACAACCGTCTATATTCCGATTTTTGTTCAAGGCGTGTATGGCGGAAGTGCTACGAATTCTGGATTGATTTTATTGCCAATGATGCTCGGTTCTGTCGTAACGGCACAGGTTGGCGGTTTTTTGACATCTAAGATGAGCTATCGGAACATTATGTTTTTATCTGGTGTCATACTGATTGGCGGACTTTTATTATTAAGCAGCATTACTCCTGATACGAGCAGAGCATTATTGACTATTTACATGATTGTCATCGGTCTTGGAGTTGGCTTCTCGTTTTCCGTATTGAGCATGGCGGCAATCCACCCATTTGGAATGGAGCAACGGGGGTCAGCTACCTCTACTAGCAATTTTATTCGTTCCCTGGGAATGACCATCGGGATCTCGATCTTTGGCACTATTCAACGGAGCCATTTTAGCAGCAAGTTAACAGATGCTTTTGCGGGAATGGGTTCTATGACGAAAGGACAGTCTTTCGGAAATGACTCGAGGGCGTTGTTATCAGAGCAAGTAAGAAAGCAAATTCCGCCGCAGATTCTTGAAAAAATCACGGATGCTTTATCCTCGTCGATTGTTCACACCTTTACATGGGCGCTTGTTCCTGCCGGCCTCGCTTTCCTGTTTATCTTTATTTTGGGCAAAGAGCGGATGGTATTTAAGCGGGAAGAAGGCACAAAGTCTGTTTGAGCATGGAACCAATTAAAAAAGAAACACACGAGATTTTTCCATCCGTGTGTTTCTTTTTAGCCGATAGAAAAGTAAAACTTTCCTATCAGGTATATAAGGAATGCTTCGTGAGCATTAGCCTCGCAGTTGAGAAGCTGTGCTTTTCGGCGAACTCCGCCTCTGTCTTCATCCTAACGGGCTCGCCAGTCGGCGAGTATTCTTTATTGTTTTTTAATTTTATCCCGAAAACGAATGTGAAAAGCAATCAATTTAATGCCGGAGCCGAGATCAAAGGTAGCCAGGATGACGAGAAGAATACTGAAGAACCCCCAGCCGCTTGTTTGGACATCATTAATGGCAAAATAGGTAAACAATCCCCCAAGTAAAAGATAAATCAAACCCGAAAGTAACGGTGAACGACTCATGAAAAGAATCCTCCGATAAAGTTTTGAACCTTCTCAGTATCCCGCAGCAGCCGCTCGATATCATTTCGGTAGACAGATTGCACCATAACCACCAGGGTATTCATCGATACATGCGCAAAAATCGGCACAATAATACGTTTTGTCTTTACATAAAGAAACGCGAACGTAAAACCCATGGCCGCATAAATCAGAATATGCATAAAATCCATATGCGCAAGAGCAAAAATCAACGAACTTATCAAAGCCGAAATGACAAAATTAAACCGTTTATAGAGTGACCCGAAAATAATTTTGCGAAATACAATTTCTTCTAGAATCGGCCCGGCAATACTGGTGACAATCACCGCCGATGGAAGCGTATTGATAATATCAATAATTTCCTTTGTGTTTTCTGATCCAGACGGGATTCCTAAAAAATGCTCAATAATAGCAGCGAAATATTGGGCAAATAACGCTAAAAAGAAACCAGAAATGGCCCATACAACTGAGTGGCCGAAGGAGCTGCTCCTTTCATTAGAGCCTCCGCCCTTCATTTCTTTCCGTAAAATAATGAGGACAATGATCAGTGCACTACTAAAACTAATAATCAGCCAGACAGGGATCGCTAATTTTCCTTGGAGATGAAATCCTTTAATCAAAACAGGAATTCCAATTAAACTCGAAAACTGCATCGCGATATATACAATTAAAATAATCCAATATTCCTTTTTCAAACGAGTGTCTCCTTTAAAAGCTATTTTCTGATCTAGAATCTTTCTATTTTTCATTCTACCTTTAAAAGCCGTTTTGTTTCAATTTTGAACCTTTTTTCAAAATTCATGTATAGAAATGGACTTGTTTCACATACTTTATAAGGTTGAATATGGGCGGAAATTTAACCTTTCGTGTATAAGCTATTTTGCTATTGTTTTCCCGTCCGGTAATTTTTTCTTTAAAAGTTTATGCATCATACTTGCAAAAGATTTTCAGATTCATTATTATAATAATTGTGTTAGCACTCATTAATAACGAGTGCTAATAATGACCGAAAACATATACATTTGAGGAGGTTGTTTGAATGTTAAGACCATTAGGAGATCGCATCATCATCGAATTAGTTGAATCAGAAGAAAAAACTGCTAGCGGGATCGTATTACCGGACACAGCTAAGGAAAAGCCTCAGGAAGGAAAAGTTGTTGCCGTAGGTACTGGCCGCGTCCTTGATAATGGGGAGCGCGTAGCACTTGAAGTTTCTGAAGGCGATCGCATCATCTTCTCAAAATACGCGGGTACTGAGGTTAAATACCAAGGTAACGAATACTTAATTTTACGTGAAAGTGACATTCTTGCTGTTATCGGCCAATAAGGCTGGGACTTAAAAAATAGTTTTAAATATAAGAGGAGGTTTTTGAAAAATGGCTAAAGAAATTAAATTTAGTGAAGACGCTCGCCGCGCGATGCTTCGCGGAGTAGACACTCTTGCAAATGCTGTAAAAGTAACTCTTGGACCTAAAGGACGCAACGTGGTTCTTGAGAAAAAATTTGGTTCACCGCTAATTACAAATGATGGTGTTACCATTGCAAAAGAAATTGAATTAGAAGATGCATTTGAAAACATGGGTGCTAAGCTTGTTGCTGAAGTAGCAAGCAAAACAAACGATGTTGCCGGTGACGGTACAACAACTGCAACGGTTCTTGCTCAAGCGATGATTCGCGAAGGCTTAAAGAACGTTACTGCTGGTGCTAACCCAATGGGCATCCGTAAAGGGATCGAAAAAGCAGTTGTTGCTGCAGTTGAAGGTTTAAAAGAAATTTCTAAACCAATCGAAGGTTCTGCTTCTATCGCACAAGTTGCTGCTATTTCTTCTGCTGACGAAGAAGTCGGTCAATTGATTGCTCAAGCTATGGAGCGCGTGGGCAACGATGGTGTCATCACAATCGAAGAATCTAAAGGCTTCTCAACTGAACTTGATGTTGTAGAAGGTATGCAATTTGACCGCGGTTATGCTTCTGCATACATGGTTACTAACACTGACAAAATGGAAGCTGTATTAGAAAATGCTTATATCTTAATCACTGATAAGAAGATTTCTAGTATTCAAGAAATCCTTCCAGTTCTTGAACAAGTTGTTCAACAAGGCAAACCATTACTAATCATTGCAGAAGATGTTGAAGGTGAAGCACTTGCTACATTAGTAGTAAACAAACTTCGCGGCACATTCAATGCAGTAGCTGTTAAAGCTCCTGGCTTCGGCGACCGCCGCAAAGCAATGCTTGAAGATATCGCTGCTCTAACTGGCGGTGAAGTAATCACTGAAGAGCTTGGCCGTGATCTTAAATCTGCAAGCATCACTTCTTTAGGCCGTGCTTCTAAAATTATTGTAACAAAAGAA
Above is a genomic segment from Neobacillus endophyticus containing:
- the groL gene encoding chaperonin GroEL (60 kDa chaperone family; promotes refolding of misfolded polypeptides especially under stressful conditions; forms two stacked rings of heptamers to form a barrel-shaped 14mer; ends can be capped by GroES; misfolded proteins enter the barrel where they are refolded when GroES binds), producing MAKEIKFSEDARRAMLRGVDTLANAVKVTLGPKGRNVVLEKKFGSPLITNDGVTIAKEIELEDAFENMGAKLVAEVASKTNDVAGDGTTTATVLAQAMIREGLKNVTAGANPMGIRKGIEKAVVAAVEGLKEISKPIEGSASIAQVAAISSADEEVGQLIAQAMERVGNDGVITIEESKGFSTELDVVEGMQFDRGYASAYMVTNTDKMEAVLENAYILITDKKISSIQEILPVLEQVVQQGKPLLIIAEDVEGEALATLVVNKLRGTFNAVAVKAPGFGDRRKAMLEDIAALTGGEVITEELGRDLKSASITSLGRASKIIVTKENTTIVEGAGDADAIAARVNQIRVQLEETTSEFDREKLQERLAKLAGGVAVIKVGAATETELKERKLRIEDALNSTRAAVEEGIVSGGGVALLNVYNKVAALQAEGDEATGINIVLRAIEEPVRTIATNAGLEGSVIVERLKNEQVGVGFNAANGTWVNMIEAGIVDPTKVTRSALQNAASVAAMFLTTEAVVADKPEPAGAGMPDMGGMGGMGGMGGMM